One genomic segment of Terriglobia bacterium includes these proteins:
- the polA gene encoding DNA polymerase I — protein MVTASTTSPKGRVFLLDTMSFIFRAYHAMARQRPMSTRSGVPTAATFVFVNMLRKLRADFNPEYLAAVFDVAGPTFRDEQAKAVTSVKKFDLKTQTFQDTAYHGYKAQRSEMPLDLVQQVPYIRRALEAYRIPILEQEGFEADDVIGTLARKAAEQSHQVLVVSSDKDMLQLVTDKVHVLNPPKDNLIYDAPKVEEVLGVRPDQVIDVMALRGDSVDNIPGAPGIGDKGSVDLIKRFGTLDNALNHADEVERKTYRESLQTNRDMILWSKQLVTIDQNVHVDLHLNQMVAGEPDVDALRHLFSELEFTTLLKELTPTQELKETQYGEAQSAEEIKALIKAQSIVALAFEVHTAAEADAEEDAEAEDEGPSHKPGDLFGSQQSWLVAEESGDKPLRLGISVKAGSALTAALDHSEIATALKRLLSDDKIPKAVHDYKAALRELRSRGMELAGVRDEPMLYSYLLNPTYARHSLAEITLRSLNQTLAGSLAEAADVTGRAAAVLRKEVETHNLMPLYQQMDLPLVPVLARMEEVGVKIDTAILSELSTRLEKESYAKAAEIHQKAGHEFNINSPKQLGDVLFNKMNLPKPVKYGRGKTISTAVDVLEELSEQHEVPRLVLEYRQLSKLKSTYVDTLPALLSPQTHRLHTTFNQTGTATGRLSSTNPNLQNIPIRTELGREIRAAFIAEPGHVLLAADYSQIELRLLAHFSEDPLLLEAYRRGDDIHTLTASQVFGVPPLMIDAEHRRRAKAVNFGIVYGLSAFGLSQQIGIEQREAKKFIDAYFEKYKGVRTFIDHVLAETRREQQVKTLFGRVRPIPDINSKNANARGFAERTAVNTPLQGTAADLIKLAMIQIDEELRARKLRSRMLLQVHDELLFEVPEAEVETMREFVREKMEKVYELKVPLLVEIGVGPNWRDVE, from the coding sequence ATGGTTACAGCCAGCACAACTTCGCCGAAGGGCCGTGTCTTCCTCCTGGACACCATGTCCTTCATCTTTCGCGCGTATCACGCCATGGCGCGGCAGCGGCCCATGTCCACGCGAAGCGGCGTACCCACCGCGGCCACGTTTGTGTTTGTGAACATGCTGCGCAAGCTGCGCGCGGACTTCAATCCGGAATATCTGGCGGCGGTGTTTGACGTTGCCGGGCCAACGTTTCGCGATGAACAGGCCAAGGCGGTTACGTCGGTCAAAAAGTTTGACCTCAAGACACAAACTTTTCAGGACACTGCTTACCACGGCTACAAGGCCCAACGGTCGGAGATGCCGCTGGACTTGGTCCAGCAGGTTCCCTACATACGGCGCGCGCTGGAAGCCTACCGCATTCCCATTCTGGAGCAGGAAGGCTTTGAGGCTGACGACGTGATCGGCACGCTGGCGCGCAAGGCGGCTGAGCAGTCGCACCAAGTGCTGGTGGTCTCCAGCGACAAAGACATGCTGCAGTTGGTGACGGACAAAGTCCACGTGCTGAATCCGCCCAAAGACAATTTGATCTACGACGCACCCAAGGTGGAAGAGGTCTTGGGCGTGCGTCCTGACCAGGTGATTGACGTGATGGCCTTGCGCGGCGATTCGGTGGACAACATTCCCGGCGCGCCGGGCATCGGCGACAAGGGGTCGGTGGACCTGATCAAGCGCTTCGGCACGCTGGACAACGCGCTGAACCACGCGGACGAGGTCGAGCGCAAAACTTACCGCGAGTCGCTGCAAACTAACCGCGACATGATTCTGTGGAGCAAGCAGTTGGTCACCATTGATCAGAACGTGCACGTTGATCTGCATCTGAATCAGATGGTGGCAGGCGAGCCGGACGTGGACGCGCTGCGCCACTTGTTCAGCGAGCTGGAATTCACCACGCTGCTCAAGGAGCTAACCCCGACGCAGGAGCTGAAAGAGACCCAGTATGGCGAGGCGCAGTCCGCCGAGGAGATCAAGGCGCTGATCAAAGCGCAAAGCATCGTCGCCCTGGCGTTTGAGGTCCACACCGCTGCAGAGGCTGACGCGGAAGAGGACGCAGAAGCGGAAGACGAAGGGCCGTCACATAAGCCGGGCGACTTGTTCGGTTCGCAGCAGTCGTGGCTAGTCGCGGAAGAAAGCGGCGACAAGCCGCTGAGGCTGGGAATCTCAGTGAAAGCCGGCTCGGCTTTGACTGCGGCCTTGGATCACAGCGAGATCGCCACGGCGTTGAAGCGGCTTCTGAGCGACGACAAAATCCCCAAAGCCGTCCACGACTACAAGGCAGCGTTGCGCGAGCTACGTTCGCGTGGCATGGAACTGGCCGGCGTCCGCGACGAGCCCATGCTCTACTCCTATCTGCTCAATCCCACGTATGCCCGGCATTCACTGGCGGAGATAACTCTGCGCAGCTTGAACCAGACGCTGGCCGGCTCGCTGGCGGAGGCCGCCGACGTAACCGGGCGCGCTGCCGCCGTCCTGCGGAAGGAAGTGGAAACTCACAATCTGATGCCGCTTTACCAGCAGATGGACCTGCCGCTGGTTCCGGTGCTGGCGCGCATGGAAGAAGTCGGCGTCAAGATTGATACGGCGATTCTCAGCGAACTTTCCACGCGCCTGGAAAAAGAAAGCTACGCCAAGGCCGCTGAGATCCATCAGAAGGCCGGGCACGAATTCAACATCAATTCTCCCAAGCAACTGGGCGACGTGCTGTTCAACAAGATGAACCTGCCCAAGCCGGTGAAGTACGGACGGGGCAAGACCATCTCCACCGCGGTGGACGTTCTGGAAGAGCTCTCTGAGCAGCACGAAGTCCCACGGCTGGTGCTGGAGTATCGCCAGCTCTCCAAGCTGAAAAGCACATACGTGGACACGCTTCCCGCTTTACTGAGCCCGCAAACGCATCGCCTGCACACAACGTTCAATCAGACCGGCACAGCAACGGGGCGCTTGTCTTCGACGAATCCGAATTTGCAGAACATTCCCATTCGCACCGAACTGGGACGCGAGATCCGCGCGGCGTTCATCGCCGAGCCTGGCCACGTCCTGCTGGCGGCCGACTACTCGCAAATTGAGCTGCGGCTGCTGGCGCATTTCTCAGAAGATCCGCTGTTGCTGGAAGCTTACCGCCGCGGCGATGACATACACACGCTGACGGCGTCACAGGTGTTCGGCGTGCCGCCGCTGATGATTGACGCCGAACATCGCCGCCGCGCCAAGGCCGTGAACTTCGGCATCGTGTACGGGCTTTCGGCCTTCGGCTTGTCGCAGCAGATCGGCATTGAACAGCGCGAAGCCAAGAAGTTTATTGACGCGTACTTTGAAAAGTACAAAGGCGTGCGGACCTTCATTGATCATGTGCTGGCGGAGACCCGGCGCGAGCAGCAGGTAAAAACGCTGTTCGGGCGCGTTCGTCCCATCCCGGACATCAACAGCAAGAACGCCAACGCCCGCGGCTTTGCCGAGCGGACGGCCGTCAACACGCCGCTGCAGGGCACGGCCGCCGACCTGATCAAGCTGGCCATGATCCAGATTGACGAAGAACTCCGCGCGCGCAAGCTGCGCTCCCGCATGCTGCTGCAGGTGCATGACGAACTCCTGTTCGAAGTGCCGGAAGCCGAAGTGGAGACCATGCGCGAGTTTGTCCGCGAGAAGATGGAAAAGGTCTACGAGTTGAAGGTGCCGTTGCTGGTGGAGATTGGCGTGGGGCCGAACTGGAGGGACGTGGAGTAG
- the glmM gene encoding phosphoglucosamine mutase, translating into MRRLFGTDGIRSVAGEYPLDQATIFAVGRALGDHLPSGPRRVVIGQDTRESSAWIAGVLSAGLRQAGVEVKSAGVITTPGVAYVTHTRDFSAGVVISASHNPWQDNGIKVFGGDGYKLPDATELEIETEIFSLLNSSSKDDAAASANAAVTEDPSLRSAYINWLAAHPIPRAEKLKAVVDCANGAVSAIAPEVFRRCGLQAEYTHSSPNGRNINENCGALHPEVVAREVVARKADLGICFDGDADRALFADAAGTIVNGDAVMLLLAQELKSRNELAHDTVVATTMSNMGLEIALRASGITMLRAPVGDKYVLEVMQKTGAVLGGEQSGHIILSREATTGDGLLTALRVLQVVCRSGKSLAELVSSLKVFPQTIKNVHVREKRPLEQIPEVMAAIRQAEGELNGDGRINVRYSGTEALARVMVEAADEATVHRLANRIAAALEAALGTGVVSA; encoded by the coding sequence TTGAGAAGACTTTTTGGCACAGACGGAATCCGCAGCGTCGCCGGTGAATACCCACTCGACCAGGCCACCATCTTTGCCGTGGGCCGCGCCTTGGGCGACCATCTGCCGTCCGGGCCGCGCCGCGTGGTGATCGGCCAGGACACGCGCGAATCGAGCGCCTGGATCGCCGGCGTTCTCTCCGCCGGATTGCGCCAGGCCGGAGTGGAAGTGAAGTCTGCCGGCGTTATCACCACACCGGGCGTCGCTTACGTCACGCATACCCGAGATTTCTCCGCGGGCGTAGTGATCTCGGCGTCGCACAATCCCTGGCAGGACAACGGCATCAAAGTGTTTGGCGGCGACGGCTACAAGCTCCCTGACGCCACCGAACTGGAGATCGAAACCGAGATTTTTTCGCTGTTGAATTCCTCCAGCAAAGACGACGCGGCAGCTTCAGCAAACGCCGCGGTCACTGAAGATCCCAGCTTGCGTTCTGCTTACATCAACTGGCTGGCTGCCCATCCCATTCCCCGCGCGGAGAAGCTCAAGGCGGTGGTGGATTGCGCCAACGGGGCGGTCAGTGCGATTGCCCCGGAGGTCTTCCGCCGCTGTGGACTGCAAGCGGAGTACACCCACAGCTCGCCCAACGGCCGCAACATCAATGAAAATTGCGGGGCTTTGCATCCGGAAGTCGTTGCCCGCGAAGTGGTGGCGCGCAAAGCGGACCTGGGCATCTGCTTTGATGGCGACGCCGACCGCGCGCTCTTCGCCGACGCTGCCGGCACCATCGTCAATGGCGACGCCGTCATGCTGCTCCTGGCGCAAGAACTGAAGTCACGCAACGAGTTGGCGCATGACACTGTAGTCGCCACAACGATGTCCAACATGGGGCTGGAAATTGCGCTGCGTGCTTCCGGTATCACGATGCTGCGCGCGCCCGTGGGCGATAAGTATGTGCTGGAAGTAATGCAGAAGACCGGCGCCGTGCTGGGCGGCGAGCAGTCCGGCCACATTATTCTTTCGCGCGAAGCCACCACCGGAGACGGTTTGCTTACCGCTCTGCGCGTGTTGCAGGTAGTCTGCCGCAGCGGCAAGTCTCTGGCCGAGTTGGTAAGCAGCTTGAAAGTTTTCCCGCAAACCATCAAGAATGTGCACGTGCGGGAAAAGCGTCCGTTGGAACAAATTCCGGAAGTCATGGCCGCGATTCGCCAGGCTGAGGGCGAACTGAACGGCGACGGGCGCATCAATGTGCGCTACTCCGGCACTGAGGCTCTGGCGCGCGTCATGGTCGAAGCCGCGGACGAAGCAACGGTGCATCGGCTGGCGAACAGGATTGCCGCTGCGCTGGAAGCCGCTCTGGGGACCGGCGTTGTCTCGGCGTGA
- the xseA gene encoding exodeoxyribonuclease VII large subunit produces the protein MDIENQLGFTFTQAPSRSIWRVADLVSAVRTTVERGFTDIWVEGEVSNYRPAESGHLYFTLKDGDAQLRVVMFRSQARLLRFRPDNGMQIVARGRITIYDARGELQLSAEFLEPLGAGALQLAFEQLKARLAQEGLFEASRKKAIPQLPRRIGVVTSPRGAALQDILNILARRHENVSVLIYPAQVQGDAAAEEVAAGLKYFNRAKNVDVIIIARGGGSVEDLAAFNDEALARTIAASTLPVISAVGHETDFTVADFVADLRAPTPSAAAELVIDSKRQLAEHLEHLRQRLARAARYRLLMARSRLTELAQNGAFARTQDLLGRRAQRLDELVFRLATAFTEGLREYHRRLEVASSRVLHFDFRRALTLTRTRLDASSRALLRAMSARQAEDRAKLNELSVKLDALSPMKILDRGYALVFDAQGQLVSDASKLRPGDQVSARVSKGTFTAEIKETKKH, from the coding sequence ATGGATATCGAAAACCAACTCGGCTTCACCTTCACCCAAGCGCCGTCACGCAGCATATGGCGCGTAGCAGACCTGGTGAGCGCCGTGCGCACCACGGTGGAACGCGGCTTCACCGATATTTGGGTGGAAGGCGAAGTCTCCAATTATCGTCCCGCCGAGTCCGGCCACCTTTATTTCACCCTCAAAGACGGTGACGCTCAGCTTCGCGTCGTGATGTTCCGCAGCCAGGCGCGCTTGCTGCGCTTCCGCCCGGACAACGGCATGCAGATCGTGGCCCGCGGCCGCATCACGATCTACGACGCGCGCGGCGAGCTGCAACTCTCCGCCGAATTCCTGGAGCCGCTGGGCGCGGGCGCTCTGCAACTGGCATTTGAGCAGTTGAAAGCCAGGCTGGCACAGGAAGGACTGTTTGAAGCGTCGCGGAAGAAAGCAATTCCGCAGTTGCCGCGCCGCATTGGCGTGGTGACCTCGCCGCGCGGTGCGGCCCTGCAGGACATTCTCAACATTCTGGCGCGCCGGCATGAGAATGTCAGCGTCCTGATCTATCCCGCGCAGGTGCAGGGCGACGCTGCGGCGGAAGAAGTCGCCGCAGGTTTGAAGTACTTCAACCGCGCCAAGAACGTTGACGTCATCATCATCGCGCGCGGCGGCGGCTCGGTGGAAGATCTGGCGGCGTTCAACGATGAGGCCCTGGCCCGGACCATCGCCGCGTCCACGCTGCCGGTGATTTCAGCGGTGGGCCATGAGACGGATTTCACCGTCGCGGACTTCGTCGCTGACCTGCGCGCGCCCACGCCGTCCGCTGCCGCAGAGCTGGTGATTGATTCCAAGCGCCAGTTGGCCGAACACCTGGAGCATCTGCGCCAGCGCCTGGCCCGGGCCGCGCGCTACCGCCTGCTGATGGCGCGCAGCCGTCTCACGGAGTTGGCCCAGAACGGCGCCTTCGCTCGCACACAGGATTTGCTGGGTCGCCGCGCGCAGCGGCTGGATGAACTGGTCTTCCGCCTGGCTACGGCCTTTACTGAAGGCCTGCGCGAATATCATCGCCGCCTGGAGGTTGCGTCGTCTCGCGTGCTGCATTTTGATTTTCGCCGCGCGCTCACCTTGACCCGCACGCGCCTGGACGCCAGCTCCCGCGCGCTGCTTCGCGCCATGTCGGCGCGGCAGGCGGAAGATCGCGCCAAACTGAATGAGCTTTCCGTCAAGCTGGACGCGCTCTCCCCCATGAAGATCCTGGATCGCGGCTACGCGTTGGTGTTTGACGCGCAAGGCCAGTTGGTCAGCGACGCCTCCAAGCTCAGGCCCGGCGACCAGGTTTCAGCCCGCGTCTCCAAGGGGACCTTCACCGCGGAGATCAAAGAAACCAAAAAACACTAA
- a CDS encoding DUF2905 domain-containing protein has translation MTELGKLLLILGGVIFAIGAVLLLAGKFNLPLGRLPGDFVYRGKHTIFYFPLATCIIVSVVLSLILWLVNRRGH, from the coding sequence ATGACCGAACTGGGTAAACTCCTGCTGATTCTTGGCGGCGTGATCTTCGCCATTGGCGCTGTGCTCTTGCTGGCAGGAAAGTTCAACCTGCCCCTGGGACGCCTGCCCGGCGACTTCGTTTATCGCGGCAAGCACACAATATTTTATTTTCCGCTGGCCACCTGCATCATCGTGAGCGTGGTTCTTTCTCTGATTCTGTGGCTGGTCAACCGCAGAGGTCATTGA
- a CDS encoding amidohydrolase family protein: MLKKILIPLLFLATAACAQSEKAQSDKSETIALKGGKLLTISHGVIENGVVIMHNGRITAVGGANTAIPKGAKIIDVTGMTVYPGLIDSETHLGLTEVQADRMTNDTLEPSDEIMPHMHVYDAFHAETALIPVARINGITNAIVAPANGDTLPGQDSFIQLAGKSAEEMLTVRDIAMPLNFTGTQRRNQNFDQAKFPFTRMGLIAQLRQAFIDAQDYEQKIGAYDKKKAADPDKAGAPPKRDLKFEALLPYLHGQKPVVLAAEQSNDLQTAMGLAKEFHLKIILNHLSHSSAVLDQVAASGFPVIVGPIYEEPKENERYDAVYRMPAEMAKRGIKIAFASYEAHNVRNLPYAAGYASAFGLPWEEALKALTLNPAQMWGVDKNLGSLDAGKMANVVVANGDPLDVKTDVKHVFIAGEEIPLVNKQTQLRDQYWK; the protein is encoded by the coding sequence ATGCTGAAGAAAATCCTCATCCCTCTTTTGTTCCTCGCAACCGCGGCCTGCGCCCAGTCAGAAAAAGCCCAGTCCGACAAGAGCGAGACCATCGCCTTGAAGGGCGGCAAGCTGCTCACCATTTCCCACGGCGTCATCGAGAACGGTGTGGTGATCATGCACAACGGCCGCATCACAGCCGTTGGCGGCGCGAACACGGCGATTCCCAAGGGCGCCAAGATCATTGACGTCACCGGCATGACCGTCTATCCCGGCCTGATTGATTCGGAAACGCACCTCGGCCTGACGGAAGTCCAGGCCGACCGCATGACCAACGACACGCTGGAACCCAGCGACGAAATCATGCCCCACATGCACGTCTACGACGCGTTTCACGCGGAAACCGCGCTGATTCCCGTGGCGCGCATCAACGGCATCACCAACGCCATCGTCGCGCCGGCCAATGGCGATACTCTTCCCGGTCAGGATTCGTTCATCCAGCTCGCCGGCAAGTCGGCGGAAGAGATGCTCACGGTGCGCGACATCGCCATGCCGCTGAACTTTACCGGCACGCAACGCCGCAACCAGAATTTTGACCAGGCCAAATTTCCTTTTACCCGCATGGGACTCATCGCCCAGCTGCGCCAAGCTTTCATTGACGCGCAGGACTACGAGCAGAAGATCGGCGCCTACGACAAAAAGAAAGCCGCCGATCCCGACAAAGCCGGTGCTCCGCCCAAGCGCGACCTGAAGTTCGAAGCTCTGCTGCCTTACCTGCACGGACAGAAGCCGGTGGTGCTGGCTGCGGAACAATCCAACGATCTGCAGACCGCCATGGGACTGGCCAAGGAATTTCATCTCAAAATAATTCTGAACCATCTCTCGCACTCTTCCGCGGTGCTGGACCAGGTCGCGGCCAGCGGCTTTCCCGTGATTGTCGGCCCCATCTACGAAGAGCCCAAGGAAAACGAGCGCTATGACGCGGTTTACAGGATGCCGGCGGAGATGGCCAAGCGCGGCATCAAGATCGCGTTTGCGTCCTATGAAGCGCACAACGTCCGCAACTTGCCGTACGCGGCTGGGTACGCCTCGGCTTTCGGCCTGCCTTGGGAAGAAGCCCTCAAGGCCCTGACCCTGAACCCCGCGCAGATGTGGGGCGTGGACAAAAACCTGGGCTCGTTGGACGCGGGCAAGATGGCCAACGTGGTCGTGGCCAACGGCGATCCCCTGGACGTGAAGACTGACGTGAAGCACGTCTTCATTGCCGGCGAAGAGATTCCGCTGGTGAACAAGCAAACACAGTTGCGCGACCAGTACTGGAAGTAA
- a CDS encoding amidohydrolase yields MLFTAFLLSGRFLPAQSAAQPSPTAKNSVDSVSKDSGSTATPPAAHHDVVIKGATLLTVTHGRIENGSLYIHDGKIAAVGKTVDAPSSATVIDAAGKWVMPGIIDSHSHIALDDDVNEPTSPITPHMMMKDAFDYDDKGIYRALAGGVTTSLLLHGSANMIGGQSIVIKHKYGMGKDDLLFPGAPQSIKFASGENPKRVYGSRNQLPATRMGNFEVMRAAFIEAREYMRTWDDYDAKVKKGDKDATPPKRDLKLEALADILRGKLLVQIHCYRADEFLTEMALAKEFGYKIRAFHHALEAYKVADKIAANGVAVATWPDWWGFKYEAWDGIPWNAVINLHNGVRVAIKSDSGDVTRRLNTEAGKIMHYGNVSEEDALKMITLNPAWIIGVEDRVGSLDVGKDADITIWNNYPLGSNALVDKVLIDGDVFFDRSLPGLGLTHTKEGQ; encoded by the coding sequence ATGCTGTTCACGGCTTTTCTTCTGTCCGGCAGGTTCTTGCCGGCGCAGAGTGCCGCGCAGCCTTCCCCAACAGCAAAAAATTCAGTTGATTCTGTAAGCAAGGATTCCGGCTCTACCGCTACGCCGCCGGCCGCTCACCACGACGTGGTCATCAAAGGCGCCACGTTGCTCACCGTGACGCACGGCCGCATCGAGAATGGCAGCCTTTACATCCATGACGGCAAGATCGCTGCCGTGGGCAAGACCGTGGACGCCCCCTCCAGCGCCACGGTGATTGACGCCGCCGGCAAATGGGTGATGCCCGGCATCATTGACTCCCACTCGCACATCGCGCTGGATGATGACGTGAACGAGCCCACCAGCCCCATCACCCCGCACATGATGATGAAGGACGCCTTTGACTATGACGATAAGGGCATCTATCGCGCGCTGGCCGGCGGTGTTACCACCTCGCTGCTGCTGCATGGCTCGGCCAACATGATTGGCGGGCAGTCCATTGTCATCAAGCACAAGTACGGCATGGGCAAGGACGATTTGCTCTTCCCCGGCGCGCCCCAGTCCATCAAGTTCGCCAGCGGCGAAAACCCCAAGCGCGTGTACGGCTCGCGCAACCAGCTTCCTGCCACCCGCATGGGCAACTTTGAAGTGATGCGCGCGGCCTTTATTGAAGCCCGCGAATACATGCGCACCTGGGACGACTATGACGCTAAAGTCAAGAAAGGCGACAAGGACGCCACGCCGCCCAAGAGAGATTTGAAACTGGAGGCCCTCGCCGACATCCTTCGCGGCAAGCTGCTGGTGCAGATCCACTGCTATCGCGCCGACGAGTTCCTCACCGAAATGGCCCTGGCCAAGGAATTTGGCTACAAGATCCGCGCGTTCCATCACGCGCTGGAAGCCTACAAAGTTGCCGACAAGATTGCCGCCAACGGCGTCGCCGTGGCCACCTGGCCGGACTGGTGGGGCTTCAAGTATGAAGCCTGGGACGGCATTCCTTGGAACGCCGTCATCAACTTGCACAACGGTGTGCGTGTGGCCATCAAGAGCGATTCCGGCGACGTAACGCGCCGCTTGAACACAGAAGCCGGCAAGATCATGCACTACGGCAACGTCAGCGAAGAAGACGCGCTCAAGATGATCACCTTGAACCCGGCGTGGATCATCGGCGTGGAAGACCGCGTGGGCTCGCTGGACGTGGGCAAAGACGCCGACATCACCATCTGGAACAACTATCCGCTGGGCTCCAATGCTCTGGTGGACAAAGTATTGATTGACGGCGACGTGTTCTTCGATCGCTCACTGCCCGGACTGGGCCTGACCCACACCAAGGAGGGCCAATAA
- the dtd gene encoding D-tyrosyl-tRNA(Tyr) deacylase produces the protein MRAVVQRVARCRVQVQGETVGQIGLGLLVLLGVGKTDNEAAADYLVEKILGLRIFEDDAGKMNLSVQDIAGQDRPGEVLVVSQFTLYGDVRRGKRPSFDDAARPEEAKRLYEYFVGEVRAAGLRCETGQFQAMMDVELVNAGPVTILVDSEKAF, from the coding sequence ATGAGGGCGGTCGTCCAGCGAGTAGCGCGTTGCCGCGTGCAGGTGCAAGGCGAAACCGTAGGCCAGATTGGACTGGGCCTGCTGGTGCTGCTGGGAGTGGGAAAGACTGACAACGAAGCTGCCGCGGACTATCTGGTTGAGAAAATCCTGGGCTTGCGGATCTTTGAAGACGATGCCGGCAAGATGAATCTTTCCGTCCAGGACATTGCCGGGCAGGACCGGCCGGGCGAAGTCCTGGTGGTCAGCCAGTTCACGCTCTATGGCGATGTGCGGCGCGGCAAGAGGCCGTCGTTTGACGACGCGGCCCGCCCGGAAGAAGCCAAGCGGCTGTATGAATACTTTGTCGGCGAGGTGCGCGCCGCCGGCCTGCGCTGCGAAACCGGCCAGTTCCAGGCGATGATGGACGTGGAACTGGTGAACGCCGGGCCGGTGACCATCCTGGTGGATTCTGAAAAAGCTTTTTGA
- a CDS encoding GAF domain-containing protein: MVDNALDHIHLVHTRHLVNQRLAGASQEIHELNQIGVALSAEHDPEKLLELILTKARELTGSDAGSIYIVENVASGRVQQSLLFGGSPQNQVPGVHALDETVGQQLRFKLAQNDTVEVPFREITMEIDEHSIAGYVALTGEIVNIEDAYQLPAGVPYSINSRFDQDSGYRTRSILAVPIRNQKEQVLGVLQLINAKRAFGARLDSLEAVDAYVVPYSARQQEIVLSLASQAAVAFENSRLYEDIQRLFEGFVRASVTAIETRDPATSGHSFRVANLTLALAEAVDREDSGLYAGVNFSRDQMREIRYASLLHDFGKVGVREEVLVKAKKLYPEQLELIKQRFGFVRRTLENEVLQSQMKYLLEKGREEFLAARKDFDCKLGGALREVDQYLEAVIWANEPTVLPEGSFEDLEQIARIAYRDLDGAVRPLLTPEEVRLLSIRRGSLDEGERVQIEAHVLHTVNFLQQIPWTSELRNVTEIARGHHEKLNGTGYPYKLSAPEIPVQTRMMTIADIFDALAAADRPYKKAVSVERALEILDLAVQDNEIDPHLFGIFKAAKIYQSWKVEARAY; encoded by the coding sequence ATGGTGGACAACGCGCTGGACCACATTCATCTGGTCCACACCCGTCACCTGGTAAACCAGCGCCTGGCCGGAGCCAGCCAGGAAATTCATGAGCTGAACCAGATTGGGGTGGCGCTTTCCGCGGAACATGATCCGGAGAAGCTGCTGGAGTTGATCCTGACCAAGGCGCGCGAGCTTACCGGCAGCGACGCAGGCTCCATCTACATTGTGGAGAATGTTGCCTCCGGGCGGGTACAACAGTCGCTGTTGTTCGGAGGCAGCCCGCAGAACCAGGTCCCGGGAGTTCACGCGCTGGACGAGACCGTGGGCCAGCAACTGCGCTTTAAGCTGGCACAGAATGACACGGTGGAAGTGCCTTTCCGCGAAATCACCATGGAGATTGACGAGCACTCCATCGCCGGCTATGTGGCATTGACCGGGGAAATCGTCAACATTGAAGACGCGTACCAGTTGCCGGCGGGCGTGCCGTACAGCATCAACAGCAGGTTCGACCAGGATTCAGGTTATCGCACGCGCTCGATTCTGGCGGTGCCCATCCGCAACCAGAAAGAGCAAGTGTTGGGCGTGTTGCAACTCATCAACGCCAAGCGCGCCTTTGGCGCCCGGCTGGATTCGTTGGAAGCAGTGGACGCGTACGTGGTCCCTTACAGCGCCCGCCAGCAGGAAATTGTGCTTTCGCTCGCCAGCCAGGCCGCGGTGGCGTTTGAAAACAGCCGGCTGTATGAGGACATCCAGCGCTTGTTTGAAGGCTTTGTGCGCGCGTCGGTCACCGCGATTGAAACCCGCGATCCGGCCACTTCCGGGCATTCCTTCCGCGTAGCCAACCTGACGCTGGCGCTGGCGGAGGCAGTAGACCGCGAGGACAGCGGCCTTTATGCTGGGGTGAATTTTTCTCGCGACCAGATGCGGGAGATCCGCTACGCAAGCCTGCTGCATGATTTTGGCAAGGTCGGCGTGCGCGAAGAAGTCCTGGTAAAAGCCAAGAAGCTTTATCCCGAACAACTGGAGCTGATCAAACAGCGCTTCGGGTTTGTGCGACGCACGTTGGAAAATGAAGTGCTGCAGTCGCAGATGAAATACCTTCTGGAAAAAGGCCGCGAAGAATTCCTGGCCGCGCGGAAGGACTTCGACTGCAAACTCGGCGGCGCGCTGCGCGAAGTGGACCAGTACCTGGAAGCCGTGATCTGGGCCAACGAGCCCACGGTGCTGCCGGAAGGCAGCTTTGAAGACCTGGAGCAAATTGCCCGCATCGCTTACAGGGACCTGGACGGGGCTGTCCGCCCGCTGCTCACGCCGGAGGAGGTGCGCCTGCTCTCCATTCGCCGGGGATCGCTGGACGAAGGCGAGCGCGTGCAGATTGAAGCCCACGTGCTTCATACCGTGAACTTCCTGCAGCAGATTCCGTGGACCAGCGAGCTGCGCAACGTGACCGAGATCGCCCGCGGGCACCATGAAAAGCTGAACGGCACCGGGTATCCGTACAAGCTTTCCGCGCCAGAGATTCCAGTGCAGACGCGCATGATGACCATCGCTGACATTTTTGACGCGCTGGCAGCGGCTGACCGTCCTTACAAGAAAGCTGTTTCCGTGGAGCGCGCGCTCGAAATTCTGGACCTGGCTGTGCAAGACAATGAGATTGATCCCCACCTGTTCGGCATCTTCAAGGCCGCGAAGATCTACCAGAGCTGGAAAGTTGAAGCGCGCGCGTATTGA